DNA sequence from the Acinonyx jubatus isolate Ajub_Pintada_27869175 chromosome A3, VMU_Ajub_asm_v1.0, whole genome shotgun sequence genome:
cccatgtTTACTCCTTCCCCGGGCAGGCTGTCTGGCTCCTATGAAGACTTGCAGCGTGGACAGGTGTCTGAAGCACTTGTGGACTTCACTGGAGGGGTGACAATGACCATCAAGCCGGCAGAGGCCCCTGGCAACCTCTGGGACATCCTCACCTGGGCCACCTACAGCAGAACCCTCATTGGCTGCCAGACACACTCAGGGGTGCGAGTGGGTTGTGTGCTGGCAGAATGTCCTCTCCTGTTCCCATCCCCTTCATCCACCAACACTTCTCTCCTCACCTCAGTGTGGGCCCTGACACTCCCACCCAGCTCCTACACCTAGAGTCCTGATGTTCAAACCAGAGCGGCCATGCAGAACCCTCGGGGTGGGCAAGGCCACTGTAGTATGCAGACGGCATGCAGACAAGGGTGCTGACAGTGACTAAGTATCACCCAGGGGCAAGATGCTTTACTAGCACAACTGGTCTTTACTGCCTGATTTAGTAACAACCAAGAACTTCTAACTAGAGTAGGGAGCTCTGGGTTCAGCCCTGCCTCCAGGAGCAACTGCCATGCCACCCCACATGATGGTTTAGCAGCTCTGAATCTGAGTTTGTCCTGTGTACAATGGGATGGGGCTCGCTGCAGAATGGCACCCTGATTTAGAGGCTCTAATGAGACTGTGGGTGCCGAAGAGCTTTGACCACTGTGAGGACACAGCGTGGGtctctcccagccctccccttAAGCCCTTGCTTTGACCACACAGGTCCCTATGACCCCCACATAAACCGTTAGCAGTGGGCTGACAGGAGTTCTCTTGTCTCCACAGAAAGAGAGGGTGCTGGAGAACGGGCTGGTGGGCGGCCATGCCTATACCCTCACAGGAATCAGAAAGGTGGGTGGAAccagcccctttctttctcttcaggcccctctccttctctcccaaggCGTCTCAGCAAGGCTCCAGTGCGTGTTATTATTTGTGCCCAGTCTAGAGAGGCAAATTGTCTGATGGGTTTTCCAGGCCTGCTAAAGCAGGTGGTGGGTGCCCTGCACCTGTGCACCTGTGTTCTGGAGTGATGGGCTGGGTCTGGCCTTTACCACCTGTGGGGCACCATCCCAGTCCCTCTTGCCCTGTGGCAGCCCAGCCGATCAGCCATCCAGCCCTGCTGGACTCCACCCCTTCCTTGAGACCCCTTCACTCTGGGCTGCCACTGATGACCTTCATATCTGGGGCTTCCCACCCAAATTCTTACTTCTTTCTCAGAAGTTCCTTTTCGTCAACCTCTCAGGTTCTTTTCATTGCTATTCATCTTTCTTCCCCCATTGAGGGAAAGATGAATCAGACAGGGTCCCTGCCTACACAGAGCTTATAGTCAGGTATGGAGACACATCATATGCAAGAATGGTAAGGAAGCAAAGTCAAAAGTTGGGGGGCCGATAGAATAGACAAAAGGATTTCAAGGttcagagggaggagagaagacatTCTCCTGATTGGGTTGGGGGAAGTCAGAAAAGACTTcgcagaggaggtgacattgagCTGGCCCCTGAAGGGTGGCTGGTGAGGGCACTCCTGGTGGAGGAGGCCACACAGAAAAGCATGCAGGTAAGAAATCCACCGGCTCAGTCTTAAACACCCTCTGATGTCCCCTGGAGGGCCTGATGTCCCCAAGTCCCTGATTCCCTTtaactgttttaaatttcttgaacTCCACTACAACCTgacttcttcctcctcccagaTCTGCACcagtcatgtgtgtgtgtgtgtgtgtgcatgccaaGAGCTTTAATAAGTTAAAGGACTTATTTTCATAGTCCTTTAACAAAACTTAGATTTTTATGTCACTGTGCTGTTGCAGAAGAATGAGAAGTGCTTCATGCAGTGCCTCAGAAAATCTCCAGAACGCTGTTGCGTAGAAAAAGTGAGGGACAGGAGAATTTATATCGTATGctactttttctttaagaaagaaagggcagtagggacgcctgggtggctcagtcggttaagtgtctgacttcagctcaggtcatgatcatgtggttcatgagtttgagtctctcCTCgggctttggattctgggtctctgtctttctctgcccctcccccactcatgctctgtctctctctcaaaaataaacattaaattttttttaaaaaggcaataataatatatattcatatttgaaTACAGAAGCATTCAAAGTGTTTGGAAGGAAGCATGGCTGGAAATGGAGAGGTCTAAGTAGGCAAGAGGCTACTTAATACAGCgcttttcatataatttttgttttgaaccATGTACTTTTACCTGTTAAAATCCAtttaaacaggggcgcctgggcggctcagtcagttaagcgtccgacttagactcaggtcacgatctcacggttcgtgggttcgagccccacgtcgggctctgtgctgacagctcagagcctggagcctgtgtcagattctgtgtctccctctctctctgcccctcccccactcgcgctctgtctctctctgtctcaaaaataaataataaacattaaaaaaaatccatttaaacaAATGAGATGTAGTCGACTTGACATTTCATTGATTGATGTTCAGTTTCTTTAGTTGATAATTACACCCTGCTTATGCAAACTGTTAACAGTAGGGAAGGGCAGGGTGAGGTCAATAAAGAAACTGTATGATTTTTGCAGCTTTTCAGTATAGCAGTTACATGTTTATGCCtatgttttgtttcatgtttatttaacatATGTAACAAAATTTAGCACTTACTCTGCTCTAACTAGTGTCCTAACTGCTTTACAAATGTTAActcaatccttacaacaaccctgggTGTGGGCATATTAGCCAAGTGGGGCTGCCATAAGGAATCACCACAATTCGTGTGGCTTCagacaatagaaatgtattctttcccaGTTCTGAAGCCGGCAGTCTGAAAATCAAGGGGTCATGAGAgcctctgaaggctctgggggcAGATTTTTTCTCACCTCTTCCAGCTGATGGTGGCTCCCGGCTTCCTTAGCTTGGAATGCAGAACCCAATCTTTCCccccatcttcacatggccttctcctctgtgtctttccccctctccttcccttccctagtCACTAGATTTAGGATCCACCCTCATCCAGGGTGATTTTATCTcgagatccttaatttaattacatctgcaaagagcCTTTTTCTAAATAGGATCACCCTGACAGATTTTGGGTAGACCGGACTTTTGGAGGCCACCGTTCAACCCATTGCAGCAAGATGTGACAATTAGctttactttacagatgagggaacacagaggttaaggaacttgccatAGGTCTCAGCAGCTAAGAAGCAGCAGagccttcttctcttctcttaacCCTCAGCGCCTTTAACCTTCCCTTTCAAGGTCTCATCTGGCAGGCACAAGTCCCACCCAGATATCTGCAACATTTGCATCTGGCACTCAGTCCAGCCACCTAAATTGCGACTCCTTTTGCACAGGTGACCTGCAGACACGGACCAGAATATCTGGTCAAGCTGCGGAACCCCTGGGGCAAAGTGGAATGGAAAGGGGACTGGAGTGACAGGTGAGCACCTGACACCGGCTGCCAGGGGtcaggagggggcggggcaagCCGGCAAAGGAGCTGGCCGCCTGCACACAAATTCACAAGTGTTCTCTTGGGCTCCAGCCTGACAGGGGAGCTTTCAGATTGTGAAGGTCAAGCTCTCACATTCATGAGATGCTTAATGATATATAGATTGTGTTCTCATTCATTATAATAATtgagctaatgtttattgagagctTGCCAGCCCTGTGCTAAGCggctttgaatattttttttctccctgcccatgtttatttttttatttatttggaagtaAAAATTGCACTTACTTCACATGTGCGGAAGTCTCCCCTATTTGCATATTTCCACCAAGCACTTTGAATTTTCATTACCTCTAGTCCTCTGACCAATGCTCTTGTAAGGTAGGGCGTTTTATCCCCATCTTACGGATGAAGATGTTGATGCGTTAGCGAAGGAATTCCTCGAGGTCTCTCAGCATGACTCGAGCAAGGTGTTTGGAGTCTAACCCAGTGTTCTTTTCCTGGTTCAGTGTGCTCTTGAGCCTGCTGAGTCAGAGGTAGACGATCTGGATTGGCCTCAACCTTCTGGTGACCGGTCATGACCTCTGGGCTTTCTGCTATTATCGCTATTACCAGAATGTGATTCCCTGTGTCACCCTCCAGGTATTTAGTTTTGGGCGGAGTCTAGGTGATACTGGTCTAGGTGACGTTGTTCCCCTTCTCTCGGGGTCAGAACCCTATGCTGCCTGCAGTCTAACATCTGagaacaggtttttttgtttgtttgttttgtttgtttcaatgttttttcccatttttagttGTTTATGGTGGGGAATTGATGCAGGGAAGCCTTAACTCCTTCACAGTCAGCAATGGAAATTCAGAACCATGGGCTTTGAAAATACAGAGTACCAATGTAGGCTCAAATACTCTCAGACATTTCATAACTTTGTGACTTCTGGAAAGTGAATTAATCTCTTTTAACCTCTGTTTCCGAATGTGAAGAACGGCAATAAAAATTGTGGTCAGCCTTATATGAGAGAAAGTATGTCGAGAGCCTGGCCCAGAGCTGGGGGCACAGTGAGGGATGAGTTAAGGTTACGTGTTACTTTTATAAAGCAGGACGTGAGGTGTGGTTGTCTGCAAAGCAGCATGAAGATGAGGTAAATAATGACATGGCAGAGGATTTACTAAAGCATCTCTGCCATGTCCTCTGCAACCCTTTCATCCCCCCACCCCGGAAACATCCCTTTTCTATTTTCAGCTCGGGTATGTGGGAGCTACTGAGCCCCAAGGAGAAGATTCTGCTCCTGAGGAAAAGCAATGACGGAGAATTCTGGTATCTGACTTGGGGACTCGAGACAAACACCCTAGCTTACATTTGGGTACCCAGACTATTTATCGGGTGCCATGTGTATGCCAGGCACCTCTTGTGTAGAGATCAAGAAGACCCACTAGGGGCCCGCAGTCTAGCGGGCAAACAGCCCCTGCAAATGGTCACAGTCTCTACAGTGAGACCTGTGACCGCTGGTGTGGGGCTCAGTGGACCCTCAAAGCAGAGCAGAGGGCTGGCTGGCCACCTCcttctgtgctctgtctcaatGCACTCAATCCTGAGGTTTTGCCTTTCCTGGCCTGAAAGGAAGATGAGATTATAAACTCTGAGCCATCTCACTTGCACCCCCCAGAGCGCCATGACATCACTCCCACCCTCCCCAAAGCCACTCACCCCTTTTTTATGAAAAGCCACCAAGACACCCTGAGCTAATATGGTTTCTGGGTGTCTGACATGAGCCCCATTTGTTCCCTTTGCCCTTTGCTTTTTGCCCTTACTCTTAACTTCCACCCTTGTTCCCACGGGcccccttctcccattctgcaccCGTTCTAGACCGCTGCGACCCCTCTCTCTTTGGAAGTCATCACTGAACTGCAAAACCCTGAAAAtactattatttccactttacagataagtaaACTGAGCATCAGCCAGTTCGGCTAGCATGCTTTGACCCACAAAGTTGGCAAGTAGGGGCTAAGaatttttcaatttataattGAGAACCGACTTGTGCAAATATTATCAAACATTTGTATCTTAGTTGGCTAGTTATGAGCGCCTCAGTTCAGCTTTATCACCACAATCCGCGAAACAGGAACATTGCCGCCAGGCACCCATTGTGGGAGGCTGCTTGCAGCCACGGGTAGGGGGCAGGAGGGTGGTCCATCACCCCTGATGCACCCTCACGCTGATCTAGCCAGCTGTGCTCTCCTGTGTCCAAGGCCAGCTCAGCAGGGTGtggtgtggggctggggctggtggggCAGCTTGGTTCCAGCCCCCACTCTGGTCCTGATGAGGAGACGTCATGctattccctcttcctctccacagGATGACACTGAAGGACTTTAAAACACATTTCATGCTTCTGGTCATCTGCAAACTGACCCCAGGCCTGCTGAGTCAGGATGTAGGCCAGAAGTGGACATACACCATGCGGGAGGGAAGATGGGAAAAGGGGATCACGGCCGGTGGCCCAATGAAGTCACCCCGAGGTAAGCACGCGCACAGGAGCCTGGGCCCTTGGGGCTAATGTGGCAGCTTGgccagcaggggtggggatgcGGGCAGAGCTGCTGGGGATGGTGGTGAGGCCCTCACCCTGCACGGGCCATCTGGCTGAGGCATGGAGGGACTTCACTGACCGAGCTGTTTGCTCTGGCCCTGGGCTGTGTCCTCCTCGGCACACATGCCACAGTAAAAGGGTGGCTTAAATCTTTGATTTTAAGACAAGGTCATTTCCATGCTGAAATAaccaccctttctttctttctttttctttctttctttctttctttctctttccttctttctttctaaatctttatttgtttttaagagagagagagagagagagggaggaacagagagagagggagatacagaatctgaagcaggctccaggctgtcaacacagagcctgacgcagggctcgaactcacgaactgtgagatcatgacccgagccgaagtcggacacttaaccgactgagccacccaggcgccccgaaataacCACCCTTTAAAGGCAGGAGTGAAATGGTAACTTTATCATCTGTATCGGCCCCTCCTTGCCTACGGTTTTGGTAGTGACATAACATCAAGGATTCCTAGCTCACCGGTTACAGGGGGCAAACGTGTCTGAACTCTCCAAGTGGAGAGGTTTGGTGACTGTGTCCCTTTCTCCACAATGGAGGTGCTGAGCCATCTCTTTGGAAGGAAAGACCCATGGGGTATGGTCTCAGCCGGCCAGGCGCCCTTTGCTCCGGCTCCCCCCTCCTGCCAGAGAGGTCCGCCCCAACGCTCAAGCTGCCCTTCAGCTAAGGCTTGGTCCGTGTTAAAATGCAAACCTCCCTGTGGTCATGGACATGTTCTCCTCCATTCATGAATGCAGTCACTTCATCGGGCAGTGAGTGTGCTGGGTGAAGGGGCTATAGCAGTGAGAATACTCCGGTCTGCATGTCTATGGCAGAACACGGGGTGAGGAGGTGGAGTGGGAGGGTGGATAGAGGGGAGGCTGAGAACCCGACTCTGTCCACATGGACCTCTGGGTGGCAAGCCCAGGGGAGGCGCCCTGGGTCTGTGGGAGCCAGATGCTAGGGGTGTGGGGAGGCCTGACCCACCTCTCTGTGTTCTGCTGCAGACACATTCTGGAAGAACCCGCAGTTCCTGCTGTCTGTCTGGAGCCTTCAGGAGGGCAGGAGGTTCCCTATGCCCTGCAGCGTGCTGGTGTCCCTGCTGCAGAAGCCCAGGCACAGGCACCGCAACTGGAAGCCTCACCTGGCCATTGGCTTCTACCTCTTTAGGGTAGGTGGGCCTCGGGGGCATGTGGTCTCGCGGGGTGTCTCCCACCACCGGTcatcctttcttccatttcccGACTTCCTCCCCATCTGCCTCTGTCTACAAACAGACCTGGGTGCAGGCTTTGTCGCCATCCCTTAGGAATATGTCATCTGGAACAAGTCACCTCCTTGCCCCTGAGCGTCAGCTTCCTCTGTAAAGTGAGGACGATGATATTTATGCAAAGGGTAGAGTAAAAGAACATCACGCACCAGGGCTTTATTGTGGTGCCCGGCACGCAGTTTCTATAATCAGTACTGGTGGCTGGTGTTCTTTTCCTCTCCCAAGGAGCCAAGGTTGCCTTCCCTCACCCTTTTCCAGAATTCTTGATAATGGATTAAAATGTCCCTGACTAGAACAGCAAGTCttaagggagggaagggggcctCTGGCTAGAGCCTCCCTATACATCAGCCTCCGTCACTTAGGGCTTGTGCAAGAGTTGGATTCTTGCCTAACgaggtctctctttttttgtgtgtttcagtTGAGCAAGGTGAGTTCCACACTTGACCAGCTGGCCCTGGTTTGGAGTGATGTCACCCGTGAGGTTCAGCTTGACCGTAGCAGCCTTACATAAGGAGCTATGAGGATGTCTGGCAAAAATGCTGGCTGCCCGTGTGTGTAGAAGAAATGAGTGCTTGACAAGGACCCTGAGAAATCCTTCTGCATCTATAGGGAGGTCTCCGAGCCTGGTGCAGAaccaataaattttagaatttattaaatCCCTACAGAAATAGCTAGAGGCTGTCACAGCATAGGGACAATGGTAATCACATCCTTGCCTGAGTTTTGAAGCTCATAATAAAACAGATCTATAACATATGGGACATTGGGAGACCATGCAGCCCATCTCCTTGGAGACAAGGGGCAAAGGCTCGGGAAAGTGGGACAAAAATCCAGGCAGAGGGCAAGAACCACTCTGTCCCTTACCTGCAGTGGCAGCCTAGAAGGATCAATTAAGGTTTGAGGTATCCCAGCCTCCAAAAGGGTGGGAGCTATTGTTTTGTTTCCCAAAGAAACAGGAGTGGAAAACTTAATTATTTGACATTAAACTGATTAAACTgaattaaactgattttttttttaacagaaaccaTTTTTGCATTAGGTATCTTGGGtcagttttggttttttcccTCCTGTGGGAACATGAAGGCTCCCAAAGTtgcctataaaattttaaaaatagttatttatatcatgcatctctctctctttctctctctctctctccactctctctccatatatatatatgggatatatatatcatatatatatatatatatatatatgggatatatatatatatgatatatatatgggatatatatatatagggtatatatatgtatatgggatatatatatatatatatatatatatatatatatatatatgggtcaACCTACAATTAAATTATAGACAGAAGAAAACTATAAGCCagttcaaaatttaaaagacaaggggtgcttgggtagcttagttggttaagcatccgactcttgattttggttcaggttgtgatctcgtggtttgtgagttcaagccctgcatcgggctctgtgctgatagtgtggagcctgtgtgggattctctctctccctctctctctgtccctccccccactctctctctcacaaaataaatacagtttaaaaaaattttaaaggcatgaAAAAAGTCATACATGGATAAAGTAAGCAGTTGATTCTACCAGGAACCCTAAACCTAGGACAGCTAATATGGCTGAATATAAAATTTAGTTCTGAGATTCCTAGAGGCCAAGACAAAGATGGCAATAGGATGATTCCCTAGTTCTCATCATCTGATAAAGAAAGCATGCATCATcaggagatttattttatttctgtggcctTGAGTAGAATCTGTGAAATATGTTTTTATGTGGGTAGGTCATGTCTTTGTTATCTGTATATAAACTAGAGTGAGGATCCTGCTTATGGTCCTTGTCTCCCTCCACAACCCTGAGTGAGAACAAAGGGGAGaggcagcaagagagaaagatagggaaagatagagaaataaaggaggaagaaaggacagagagagagagagaatgagggtgagagagagagtaagagaaagagagtatgagataaaacaacaacaacaacaaaaaacccacacgTGTTCAGGCAATGTCAGAGCCAGAGCCCTGATTCAGGTCCTCTGAACTTTGGTCCTACTCTCTTTCCCCTCCACTGAGATGATGTAGAATGTCCAATTTATCCGTATGTAGCTGTTATAATGTAGGCGGGGAGATGTTTGGCGGTCCACCTGTATGGGTGACCATAATCATGTCATAATTAACCTTGAAGTTGTATCGCATACATGGGGACTGCCACGGGAAATGTAAAGGACATGGACATTGGAGGCTCAGCTGCCCTGAGTTCCAACCGTGGCCGAGACTCTTACcagctaggtgaccttgggtatATGACCTGACTTGTCTGAGCCTCACACCCTTAACCGTAAATGGAAAATACAGGCCTGGTGACGTTTCTCACATCATTTGTATATGatgttgtttttaacataaagTCAAGTGAATTGACATGTCTACTCAGCCTCGCACAGGGTTCCAGCAACGGTATCCATTCCTGTCATGGTCTATTCTTTCATCTCCACTCCTCACCCCTTCACCCCTCCCCTGGAGCAGTAGGGTTTGGCTAATCAGAGACCACCTTATCCTGTCTCCTGGCCAAGGTCCCCAGGGCAGGCTACACACCCTGGGGATCACCTTAACTGGGACTCTTCCGTCCTCCACCCACAGCACTATGGTGACCAGAGGAGACTGCCCTCTGagtttttctggaaaaatgcCCCCATAAGATGGCCTGAAGCATTTCTCACAGAGAAAGAAGTGAGTCAGGAACTGCAGCTGGAGCCAGGGACATACCTCGTTGTGCCCTGCACATCCAAGGCTGGCCAGGAAGCAGAGTTTGTCCTGAGAGTATTCTCCAGGAAGCACATCTTTCAGTAAGGACATGGGACTTCCCTGGAGGTGGGGGCCTTTTGGGGCTAGGGGAGATACAGAAGGTGATGTGGAAATGGCAGAGGACGGGGTCTGTGGCCAACACAGAAGAGGGGTAGGGAGAGCAGGGAGCTCCCTGCATGGAGAgcatccttctcctcttcctccccgcTCTCCTTCTAACAAATGAACAGTCTGCTAGACATTCAAGAGAAAGAGCTACAACAAGCTTGGTCCTTGCCCTCTggaagctcagggcctggaaggGACGGGACATATGAGTAGTTATTTATGCTATCCTGCATCCAGTGCAAGCATTTATCTGCACAGGGTGTTAGGAGAACACCAAGGAAGAGCATCTGAGCCAACCTTCCATGGTCCTGGGGGGAGACAGGGCTGACTTCAGGGAGGTGTTAGTTTCTAGAAGATGCATAGAGGGGATTGGGCAGATAAGGAGAGGCCATCATCAATGAGCAGGCTCAGACGCCATAAGTGTGTGTAGGTGAATCAATATACAAACACATTCCAGCCCAACTTATTCTTCTGCTTATGATTGTTTTGACACGACAGCCCTTCAATGCTTAGAAtccagttctctttctttttttctccatggtTTGGCTCTGGGTAGTTTGACTTGACCTCAAGCCTCACTGCCTGTCGGTGCCGAGTCATACGTATGAGTAGGAGTAGTTCGATGTGGGTGGAGACAACAAAAGGGGCTTGGTGTGGGCAAAGGCGGGGAGATGAGGAACAGTGCCAGGCATGTTGGGAGGGACAAGCAGTGTGCTGGGCCACATGGCTGCTCTGTCGACTTCAAGCAGGAGATGTGAGAGTAAGGCATGAGAGCTGGGCAAAGCCCACATGGCACACGGCTAAGGAACTTGGAAGATGTGTTTCTAGGGGAGGGAGACTGTTGGCCAAAGTGCTCCCCAGATGATCCCAAGAAGTAATTCTGCCTTCTGTTTTCCCTCAGTGAAATTGGATGCAATTCCAGTGCTGTCTTTTCTAAGGTACGTAGGCAAGTGGGATTCTACATGCAGGACTGTTTCCAAAGCCAAGATGGTGGGCTTCTCCCCTCACATTCAGGCTGTGGGGGAAAGTCGGCAGATCCTGCAGACCCTACTCCATGGCACCCATACTTCATTACCTGTTGTGCCCTGAGGGCACCCAGGTTCTGctgtttttctataattttaaaaattttatttatttatttatttatttatttatttatttatttggagatagaaagagagcatgagtgggggaagggcagagagagaggaagagagagagaatccccagcaggccctgtgctgtcagcgcagagttcGATgtgggctcaacctcatgaaccatgagagcatgacctgagctgaaatcaagagtcagacccgactgagccacccaggcacccccaggttcTGCTGTTTTTGCACCAGAGGGGCTGTCCTGGTCACATCCTTCTGGTCACATCATTGTCATTGAGGGTCCAGAGCCCCAGGTACATGGGTGATACATTTActtgcttttgcttctttctaCCTGAtgtttcttttgcccatttcactGTTTGCTACTTCCCCAAAGGCAGTGAGAATTGGAGAAACAAAGAATGTGTGAACATGGTGGTAGAAAACTTAAGACAGTGCACAAGGTCAAACTTAGGGATTTCTGGGGCCTGGGGGTCATGAGACGTTAGTGCGCCCATGAGCATCCACATATCCAGGTGAACGACTAagtttttctgtgtgtctgttcctATAGGAAATAGTAGACAAAAATGAAGGGCAGGATGAATTCTTCACTAAACTCTTTGAAAAGGTAAGTTGACCAGGTGTGGTGGCGAGCAGTGGGCAAAGCCGGGGACTGTGTACTGACCCTGTGTACGAAGCACGATGTAAGGCTGCTCTTTGCCAGACTGCCACTTTCTATTTAAGTCCTCAAGTTTTTAGACAACTGGGGGAAAGTGGACTGTCTCCAGAAGGCTCCTGTAAAATGCATATCTCTTCTTGGAAGCAACATTGATCAGTTGTAGGAGAAACAGCTTTAATCTTTAATCCCTGAGAAAATGGACTATAGTTGAGCCAAGAGTCAGTGTCGGTAGTGGCTCAGAGCATGGTCATGACAAGCCCTAGCAGTCTGGGAGAGCCCAAGGAGAAAGATCCCTTGGGTGGTCACCTAGAGAGGGGATACGGCTGGTAAGAGGGCATT
Encoded proteins:
- the CAPN14 gene encoding calpain-14, which encodes MSLCLSFRGRWKMGQKNSLGGSSQLPKQDYKALRERCLMEGRLFEDDSFPASLCSVGSGPLLRKLPPGLQWRRPPELHSNPQFYSADTKRLDLCQGVVGDCWFLAALQALTLHQDILSRVVPLNQNFTENYAGIFQFWFWHFGKWVPVVIDDRLPVNTAGQLVFVSSTYKNVFWGALLEKAYAKLSGSYEDLQRGQVSEALVDFTGGVTMTIKPAEAPGNLWDILTWATYSRTLIGCQTHSGKERVLENGLVGGHAYTLTGIRKVTCRHGPEYLVKLRNPWGKVEWKGDWSDSSGMWELLSPKEKILLLRKSNDGEFWMTLKDFKTHFMLLVICKLTPGLLSQDVGQKWTYTMREGRWEKGITAGGPMKSPRDTFWKNPQFLLSVWSLQEGRRFPMPCSVLVSLLQKPRHRHRNWKPHLAIGFYLFRLSKHYGDQRRLPSEFFWKNAPIRWPEAFLTEKEVSQELQLEPGTYLVVPCTSKAGQEAEFVLRVFSRKHIFHEIGCNSSAVFSKEIVDKNEGQDEFFTKLFEKCPEINAAQLQKVLNHMTWSSLGSAQPFFSLDACQGILALLDLNASGTVSIQEFRDLWKQLMLCQEVFHKHDSSHSGYLNRTQLQAAMRDAGIMLSNDVCQLMLIRYGGPNLQMDFVSFVHLMLRAEYMEDAFQNLTQDGKGIYLQKPEVSPSLWG